The sequence below is a genomic window from Synergistaceae bacterium.
CGCGAATTACATCGCCATTTTCGGGATTATTAGCTTGAGAGTAATAATTATTATTTTCCTGCGCAAAATTCATTAACGGCACTAAAAACTTTTCTAGTTTCATGTAAATATCATCTCACTTGTAAAAATTTTCTTGATTAATTATAGCTATTATATGCAAAAATTTTTTATGCGTGAATGTGATATATTATTCGCATGTAAATATTATAGTAAGGGGAGAATTTTTTTATCATGAAGGTAATTCTTAAATCGGACGTGAACAAACTCGGCAGATCAGGCGCATTAATTGAAGTCAGTGACGGTTATGCGAGAAATTTTTTACTGCCTAAAAACTTAGCAATCGAGGCAACTCCGGGCAAAATTTCAGAATGGAAAGCAGAGCAGGCACGACTCAAGGCCAAAGACGAGAAATTACACGCTGAAGCACTCGAATTACAGAAAAAATTACAGGGCCGATCAGTTACTATAACGGGTAAAGCAGGCGACAACGGCAAATTATTCGGAAGTATCACAGCTGCACAAATTGCCGAGGCCTTAGAATCTCAGCACGGACTGAAAAATTTTGATAAACGCGACGTAAAACTCGACGAAGTAATAAAGAATGCCGGAGATTTCAAATTTTCTATAAAACTTTACCCCGGTGTTCAGGCTGATATGATCGTATCTGTGAGTGTGAACTAATGCCCGATTCAAGAGTCCCCCCCCGCAATCTTGACGCAGAACGTGCAGTACTGGGCGCGTGTATTCTCTCAAAAGAAGCTCTCGGTGCAAGTGTAGAAATTTTGAGCGCAAATGATTTCTATGACCCTAATAATAAAGCCGTCTTTGAAGCATTATTAAATATGTATATCAATGACAAGCCTGTTGATTTCCTGACAGTCTCTGAAGAGTTCAAATCGCTGGGAATATTTAACAGGCTAGGGGGGCAGCCTTATTTGGCCGAGTTAATTTCTTTAGTCTCAACAACAGCAAACGCCCCTTATCATGCTGAAATCGTCAAGGAACATGCAATCAAACGCCGCTTAATTGAAGCAGGCAACGCAATAATAAATCTTGCATATAACGATCAGAAATCAAGCCGCGAAGTCATAACAGAAGCAGAGAGACTAATTTTTGAGGCAGCATTAAATAAAAGCTCGTCGGAATTTATCAGAGTCAGTGATTTAATAGCACCGGCCTTTACTTCGATTGAAGAACGTTATAAGCAGACAGGCAGCAAAATGGCGGGATTCTCTTCGGGATTTCCTGATCTTGACGCTATAACAGGAGGTTTTCAGCCCGGAAGTCTAAATATTATCGCGGCCAGGCCTTCAATGGGTAAGACTGCACTTGCTGTGAA
It includes:
- the rplI gene encoding 50S ribosomal protein L9 translates to MKVILKSDVNKLGRSGALIEVSDGYARNFLLPKNLAIEATPGKISEWKAEQARLKAKDEKLHAEALELQKKLQGRSVTITGKAGDNGKLFGSITAAQIAEALESQHGLKNFDKRDVKLDEVIKNAGDFKFSIKLYPGVQADMIVSVSVN